From the genome of Paraburkholderia aromaticivorans, one region includes:
- a CDS encoding DUF1415 domain-containing protein, whose product MSLSAESHDAVIAATRHWLTEAVIGLNLCPFAKAVHVKGQIRYAVSDAVDMEGVLADLDTELQTLMAADPEAVDTTLLIMPQALSDFLDYNDCLFFADRMLKQLRLEGVVQIASFHPRYQFEDSNPDDIENYTNRAPYPILHLLREDSIERAVQAFPDAEEIYERNQETLRRIGLAGWNALMKR is encoded by the coding sequence ATGTCTTTGTCCGCCGAATCCCACGATGCAGTCATTGCCGCCACCCGTCACTGGCTAACCGAGGCGGTGATCGGCCTCAACCTGTGTCCGTTTGCAAAAGCGGTGCACGTGAAGGGCCAGATTCGCTACGCAGTCAGCGATGCCGTGGACATGGAAGGCGTGCTGGCCGATCTGGACACCGAGCTTCAGACGCTAATGGCGGCCGACCCCGAAGCTGTGGATACGACACTGTTAATCATGCCGCAAGCACTCAGCGATTTTCTCGATTACAACGACTGCCTGTTTTTCGCCGACCGGATGCTCAAGCAGCTTCGGCTCGAAGGCGTCGTCCAGATCGCCAGCTTTCATCCTCGGTATCAATTCGAAGACAGCAACCCCGACGATATCGAGAACTACACGAATCGGGCGCCCTATCCGATACTGCACTTGCTGCGCGAAGACAGTATCGAACGCGCGGTTCAGGCCTTTCCCGATGCGGAAGAAATCTACGAGCGGAATCAGGAAACGCTGCGGCGAATCGGCCTTGCCGGCTGGAATGCGTTGATGAAGCGGTGA
- a CDS encoding nitroreductase family protein — MTNKPAPTAVAIHELIAGRWSPRAYSSEPVSREHLQSVLEAARWAPSSYNAQPWRFLVFDRSVDEVSFKQAFATLVPFNQGWNVSAPVLIAVTTHTLTNKGDVNRCAPYDAGAAAMALVLQAHALGLAAHQMSGFDPNAFRTVFKLPSDVDVIAIISLGHYGEVDKLDPVLREREKSVRQRLPLAEIAYGGGWKKAF; from the coding sequence ATGACCAACAAACCCGCCCCTACCGCAGTCGCCATTCACGAGCTGATTGCAGGCCGCTGGAGCCCGCGCGCGTATTCGAGCGAGCCGGTGAGCCGCGAGCATCTGCAATCCGTGCTCGAAGCGGCACGCTGGGCGCCGTCTTCGTACAACGCGCAGCCGTGGCGTTTTCTCGTATTCGACCGCAGCGTCGATGAAGTCTCGTTCAAGCAGGCCTTTGCCACGCTGGTGCCGTTCAACCAGGGCTGGAACGTGTCGGCGCCGGTGCTGATCGCGGTGACCACGCACACGCTCACCAATAAGGGCGACGTGAATCGCTGCGCACCCTACGACGCGGGCGCCGCGGCGATGGCGCTCGTGTTGCAGGCGCATGCGCTCGGTCTGGCCGCGCACCAGATGAGCGGTTTTGACCCGAACGCGTTCCGCACGGTGTTCAAGCTGCCGAGCGACGTCGACGTGATCGCGATTATTTCGCTCGGTCACTACGGCGAAGTCGACAAGCTGGATCCGGTGTTGCGCGAGCGCGAGAAGTCCGTGCGCCAGCGTTTGCCGCTCGCGGAAATCGCCTATGGCGGCGGCTGGAAGAAGGCGTTCTAA
- a CDS encoding DUF1059 domain-containing protein: MSRKYIDCREFPSETNCTVALSADSESELLDAAVQHAVAVHKHTDSPELRSQLKTLFHDGTPPVEAPRG, from the coding sequence ATGTCCCGCAAATATATTGATTGCCGCGAGTTTCCGAGCGAAACGAACTGCACCGTCGCCCTATCGGCCGACAGCGAGAGCGAATTGCTCGACGCAGCGGTTCAGCACGCGGTCGCTGTTCATAAGCACACGGATTCGCCGGAATTGCGTTCGCAGCTCAAGACACTCTTTCACGATGGCACGCCGCCCGTCGAAGCGCCGCGCGGATGA
- a CDS encoding ClpXP protease specificity-enhancing factor, with translation MQEISTKPYLLRALYEWCTDNGYTPHIAVRVDNQTRVPRQFVRDNEIVLNISFEATSQLQMGNEWIEFSARFSGKSHKIEVPIANILAIYARENGQGMAFPVESAGGEARDSGADAELTEETEAPAPRAVETAPATDAATAKGESATDGPQPDDDGSKGGGRARLKIVK, from the coding sequence ATGCAAGAGATTTCCACCAAGCCCTACCTGCTGCGCGCGCTCTATGAGTGGTGCACGGATAACGGCTATACGCCGCATATCGCGGTCCGGGTCGACAACCAGACGCGCGTGCCGCGTCAGTTCGTGCGCGACAACGAAATCGTGTTGAACATCAGCTTCGAGGCGACCAGCCAGTTGCAGATGGGCAATGAGTGGATCGAGTTCAGCGCGCGTTTCTCCGGCAAGTCGCACAAGATCGAAGTGCCGATCGCCAATATTCTCGCGATCTACGCGCGTGAAAACGGCCAGGGCATGGCGTTCCCGGTCGAGTCGGCGGGCGGTGAGGCGCGGGATTCGGGCGCCGACGCGGAACTGACCGAAGAGACGGAGGCGCCCGCGCCACGTGCGGTCGAGACGGCGCCGGCGACGGACGCGGCGACCGCGAAGGGTGAAAGCGCGACCGACGGTCCGCAGCCTGACGACGACGGATCGAAAGGTGGCGGAAGGGCTCGCCTCAAGATCGTAAAATGA
- a CDS encoding class I SAM-dependent methyltransferase translates to MSSKSHEIRPNQSVELLKELHILTRDGKMNQDSRRKLKQVYHLFQFIEPLLKELKDKQGAVTLVDHGAGKSYLGFILYDLFFKEFQAQAGGASHIYGIETREELVAKSEELAARLGFTGMSFLNLSVADSITSDRLPAQIDIVTALHACNTATDDALRFALQKKAKYIVVVPCCQAEVAGVLKQNKGRSLGNALTEIWRHPLHTREFGSQITNVLRCLQLEAHGYQVSVTELVGWEHSMKNELIIAQYKDLPRRRPAERLNEVMETLGIEELKERFFVPA, encoded by the coding sequence ATGTCCAGCAAATCCCACGAAATCCGTCCGAACCAGTCCGTCGAATTGCTGAAGGAGCTCCACATCCTCACGCGCGACGGCAAGATGAACCAGGACAGCCGTCGCAAGCTGAAACAGGTGTACCACCTGTTCCAGTTCATCGAGCCGCTGCTCAAGGAACTCAAGGACAAACAGGGCGCCGTCACCCTCGTCGACCACGGCGCGGGCAAGTCCTATCTAGGTTTTATCCTGTACGACCTTTTCTTCAAGGAGTTTCAGGCGCAGGCGGGTGGGGCTTCGCACATATACGGCATCGAAACGCGCGAGGAACTCGTCGCGAAGTCGGAAGAACTGGCGGCCCGGCTCGGCTTTACGGGTATGTCGTTCCTGAATCTCTCGGTGGCGGACTCCATCACGTCGGATCGCTTGCCGGCGCAGATCGACATCGTGACGGCGCTGCACGCCTGCAATACGGCGACCGACGACGCGCTGCGCTTCGCGCTGCAAAAGAAGGCAAAGTACATCGTCGTCGTGCCGTGCTGTCAGGCGGAGGTGGCGGGGGTGTTAAAGCAGAACAAGGGCAGGTCGCTTGGGAACGCGTTGACGGAAATCTGGCGGCATCCGTTGCATACGCGGGAGTTCGGCAGCCAGATTACGAACGTGCTGCGGTGTTTGCAACTCGAAGCGCACGGCTATCAGGTCAGCGTGACCGAACTGGTGGGCTGGGAGCATTCCATGAAGAACGAACTCATCATCGCCCAGTACAAGGACCTGCCGAGGCGGCGGCCGGCCGAGCGCCTGAACGAGGTGATGGAAACGCTCGGTATCGAGGAACTCAAAGAGCGGTTTTTCGTTCCGGCTTGA
- a CDS encoding MFS transporter: protein MNWAAKLIGGRFHYGWLTVAVVFLVLLAAAGTRATPSVMMVPLEHQFGWSRATISLAISVNIALYGLMGPFAAAAMQRFGVRPTLLAALGTMAAGVALSSLMTHPWQMVLIWGVMVGGSTGVAALSLSATVVTRWFTTRRGLVMGILTASSATGQLVFLPMLAAIAEHYGWRQVVWVVAIAAAIVIPLVAFLLPERPADMKLRPYGEPHDTPINSAVTKQNPLAIAFGTLAMASKTRDFWLLFFSFFICGASTNGYVGTHLIAMCGDYGMTEVQGASLLAAMGIFDLFGTTLSGWLSDRFNSRVLLFWYYGLRGLSLMYLPHAFGIDFFGLPLFAVFYGLDWIATVPPTVRLATDVYGKEAAPVVFGWVVAGHQLGAAFAALGAGMLRASLGTYTVASMISGGLCLVAAVIVLRINRPARAPAAQAV from the coding sequence ATGAACTGGGCAGCGAAACTGATTGGCGGGCGTTTTCATTACGGCTGGTTGACCGTCGCGGTGGTGTTTCTGGTGCTGCTGGCGGCGGCGGGCACGCGCGCCACGCCGAGTGTGATGATGGTGCCGCTCGAGCACCAGTTCGGCTGGAGCCGCGCAACGATCTCACTGGCGATTTCGGTGAACATCGCGTTGTACGGTCTGATGGGGCCGTTCGCGGCCGCGGCGATGCAGCGGTTCGGCGTGCGTCCCACGCTGCTGGCCGCACTCGGCACGATGGCGGCGGGCGTGGCGCTCTCGTCGTTGATGACTCACCCATGGCAAATGGTGCTGATCTGGGGCGTGATGGTCGGCGGCTCGACGGGCGTCGCGGCGCTGTCGTTGTCGGCGACCGTGGTGACGCGCTGGTTCACCACGCGGCGTGGCCTCGTCATGGGCATCCTCACGGCCAGCTCGGCGACCGGCCAGCTGGTGTTCCTGCCGATGCTCGCGGCCATCGCCGAGCATTACGGCTGGCGGCAAGTGGTGTGGGTCGTCGCCATCGCTGCCGCGATCGTGATTCCGCTGGTGGCGTTTCTGCTGCCCGAACGGCCGGCCGACATGAAGCTGCGTCCGTACGGCGAGCCGCACGATACGCCCATCAACAGCGCCGTCACCAAACAGAATCCGCTGGCTATCGCGTTCGGCACACTCGCCATGGCGAGCAAAACACGCGACTTCTGGCTGCTGTTTTTCAGCTTCTTTATCTGTGGCGCGAGCACCAACGGCTACGTGGGCACCCATCTGATCGCGATGTGCGGCGACTACGGCATGACCGAAGTGCAGGGCGCTTCGCTGCTCGCCGCCATGGGCATCTTCGATCTGTTCGGCACGACGCTCTCAGGCTGGTTGTCCGACCGCTTCAATAGCCGCGTGCTGCTGTTCTGGTACTACGGCCTGCGCGGCTTGTCGCTGATGTATCTGCCGCACGCGTTCGGCATCGACTTCTTCGGTCTACCGCTGTTCGCCGTGTTCTACGGCCTCGACTGGATCGCCACCGTGCCACCCACGGTGCGTCTGGCCACCGACGTCTACGGCAAGGAAGCGGCGCCGGTGGTGTTCGGCTGGGTCGTCGCCGGCCACCAGCTCGGCGCGGCGTTCGCGGCCCTTGGCGCGGGCATGCTGCGCGCGAGCCTTGGCACCTACACGGTGGCGTCGATGATTTCGGGCGGCTTGTGCCTCGTGGCGGCGGTGATCGTGTTGCGGATCAACAGGCCCGCCAGAGCGCCGGCAGCGCAGGCGGTGTGA
- the istA gene encoding IS21 family transposase yields MSGTRITDQQVRLYMNKRKHHPQEVAAAKTGISVRTARRIERDATLPSQKPRQSWRTRPDPFVDVWDSEVVPLLRNAPNLMGITVLRKLQDDHPDRYPDSMRRTLERRIRQWRALEGPSLEVFFPQEHQPGVRGLSDFTDMSKLCVTIGGAPFGHRLYHFVLAFSRWEYANVVEGGESFEALAAGLQNALWQAGGSPHEHRSDSLSAAFKNLQEQDDLTTRYAALLDHYGMEGTRNNRGLGHENGSVESSHRYLKEAVDQALMLRGHRDFADRAAYDEFIREVVMRRNRRNAAAFRIERTQLQDLPERRTTDFVEEEALVTRCSTFTVRGILYSAPSRLIGHRLKVRLYGDRLDCYLSGALVHSTPRGSRAADNRHALDYRHFIDSLKRKPQAFRGLAFRDALFPRDAYRRTWERLEAQLTQRQACKTMVGLLELAGHHGVEALLAQRLDALLVVGELPDLKQLRDEFAPREALCPEVVVEMPPIAVYDELLDKAAA; encoded by the coding sequence ATGTCTGGAACCCGCATTACCGACCAACAGGTTCGTCTCTACATGAACAAGCGCAAACACCATCCGCAGGAAGTCGCGGCCGCCAAGACCGGTATCAGCGTGCGTACGGCACGCCGCATCGAGCGCGATGCCACGTTGCCCTCCCAGAAGCCGCGTCAATCATGGCGGACCCGCCCTGATCCCTTCGTCGACGTATGGGACAGCGAAGTCGTACCACTGCTGCGCAACGCGCCCAACCTGATGGGCATCACGGTCCTGCGCAAGCTGCAGGATGATCACCCGGATCGATATCCCGATAGCATGCGTCGCACGCTGGAGCGACGTATCCGCCAGTGGCGGGCACTCGAAGGGCCTAGCCTGGAGGTGTTCTTCCCCCAGGAGCATCAGCCCGGCGTGCGCGGACTGTCGGACTTCACCGATATGAGCAAGCTGTGCGTGACGATCGGCGGCGCCCCGTTTGGCCACCGCCTGTATCACTTCGTACTGGCGTTCTCGCGCTGGGAGTATGCGAACGTTGTTGAGGGTGGCGAGAGTTTCGAGGCCCTCGCTGCGGGATTGCAGAACGCGCTATGGCAGGCGGGCGGCAGCCCGCACGAACATCGCTCTGACAGCCTGTCGGCCGCCTTCAAGAACTTGCAGGAGCAGGACGACTTAACGACGCGTTATGCGGCGTTACTCGACCATTACGGCATGGAGGGCACGCGCAATAACCGCGGGCTGGGCCACGAGAACGGCAGCGTGGAATCCTCGCACCGGTATCTGAAGGAAGCGGTCGACCAGGCTCTGATGCTGCGCGGCCATCGCGACTTCGCTGACCGGGCGGCTTACGATGAATTCATCCGTGAGGTGGTGATGCGCCGGAACCGGCGCAACGCCGCGGCGTTTCGCATTGAGCGCACACAGTTGCAGGATTTGCCTGAACGCCGTACCACTGACTTCGTCGAGGAAGAGGCGCTCGTGACCCGTTGCAGCACGTTCACCGTGCGCGGCATCCTGTACAGCGCGCCGTCGCGCCTGATCGGCCACCGCCTGAAGGTGCGTCTCTACGGTGACCGGCTCGACTGCTATCTGTCGGGCGCGCTGGTGCACAGTACGCCGCGAGGCTCCCGTGCCGCCGACAACCGCCACGCACTGGATTACCGTCACTTCATTGACTCTCTCAAGCGCAAGCCTCAGGCGTTCAGGGGACTTGCGTTTCGCGACGCGCTGTTTCCGCGCGATGCCTACCGCCGGACCTGGGAGCGGCTGGAGGCGCAACTGACGCAACGTCAGGCATGCAAGACCATGGTGGGGTTGCTCGAACTTGCAGGGCACCACGGCGTTGAAGCGTTGCTGGCGCAGCGGCTTGATGCGTTGCTCGTAGTCGGCGAACTGCCCGACCTGAAACAGTTGCGCGACGAATTCGCTCCGCGTGAGGCGCTGTGTCCCGAGGTGGTGGTCGAGATGCCTCCCATCGCAGTCTATGACGAACTGCTCGACAAGGCGGCCGCATGA
- a CDS encoding TetR/AcrR family transcriptional regulator, with translation MSDRETPKPAGARRARGTQTAGPQAQQNLLRAADELFYREGVRAVGVDAVVERAGVNKMSLYRQFSSKDDLVIAYLERKDEQFFGYVERSFAKHPGEPAKQLQQYFEDLAGRASIDDYRGCPFVNVSVEFPDAAHPARQFVFRNKARLMARLRELAAAAGADDPEALADALALMIEGVYAASQTYGPGCGPIRAAPKVAAQLIAAACGPAAAPSNE, from the coding sequence ATGTCCGACAGAGAAACTCCCAAGCCGGCCGGCGCACGGCGTGCGCGCGGCACGCAGACGGCCGGGCCGCAGGCGCAGCAGAACCTGCTGCGGGCCGCGGACGAGTTGTTCTATCGCGAGGGCGTGCGAGCCGTCGGCGTCGACGCGGTGGTCGAGCGGGCCGGCGTGAACAAGATGAGCCTGTACCGCCAGTTTTCGTCCAAGGACGACCTGGTCATCGCTTATCTGGAGCGCAAGGACGAGCAGTTCTTCGGCTACGTGGAAAGGAGCTTCGCCAAACATCCCGGCGAACCGGCTAAACAGCTTCAGCAATATTTCGAGGACCTCGCGGGACGCGCGTCGATCGACGACTATCGCGGCTGCCCTTTTGTGAACGTGTCGGTGGAGTTTCCGGATGCGGCGCATCCGGCGCGGCAGTTCGTGTTCCGCAACAAGGCGCGGTTGATGGCCCGACTCAGGGAGCTGGCCGCGGCGGCGGGCGCCGACGATCCGGAAGCGCTGGCCGATGCGCTCGCTTTGATGATTGAAGGTGTGTACGCGGCCAGTCAAACGTACGGCCCGGGATGCGGGCCGATTCGGGCCGCGCCGAAAGTCGCCGCGCAATTGATCGCCGCCGCATGCGGCCCGGCAGCCGCGCCTTCTAACGAGTGA
- a CDS encoding methyltransferase, whose protein sequence is MTSPATITWPEADGPRTARWRSEAAVPPPKRVIVADDRTTADSAYRLACEGTTLLWNGDFQNARQLLQAVTRRLERKPRKQGETPIDAFNLHRQAQSQRARTLGMILIPLDAAYGIPLRRAPDVQQACIETYGPANGEASVVSLRELLGMIGAHEWRKKGVEIAALGERIHPHYGVFSPVRGEYVDLVARTSLPSLNKAFDIGTGTGVLAALLAKRGVKKIIATDQDPRALACARENLTRLGYGQQVEVVQADLFPEGRAPLVVCNPPWLPARPASPIEYAIYDPDSRMLLGFLNGLAEHLSPGGEGWLIMSDFAEHLGLRTRDWLLGAIDKAGLTVVGREDIRPRHPKSTDETDALHTARMAEVTSLWRLKPR, encoded by the coding sequence ATGACCAGCCCTGCAACCATTACCTGGCCCGAAGCCGACGGCCCCCGCACCGCGCGTTGGCGCTCCGAGGCGGCCGTGCCGCCGCCCAAGCGCGTGATCGTCGCGGACGACCGTACGACGGCCGATTCCGCTTACCGTCTTGCCTGCGAAGGAACGACGCTGCTGTGGAACGGCGATTTCCAGAACGCTCGCCAGTTGCTACAGGCCGTCACGCGACGGCTGGAGCGCAAGCCTCGCAAGCAGGGCGAAACGCCGATCGACGCGTTCAACCTGCATCGCCAGGCACAGTCGCAACGCGCGCGCACGCTCGGCATGATTCTGATCCCGCTCGACGCCGCCTACGGTATTCCGCTGCGCCGCGCGCCCGATGTCCAGCAAGCCTGCATCGAAACGTACGGACCGGCGAACGGCGAGGCCTCGGTCGTGTCGCTGCGGGAACTGCTCGGCATGATCGGCGCGCACGAGTGGCGCAAGAAGGGCGTCGAGATCGCCGCGCTCGGCGAGCGGATCCATCCGCACTACGGCGTGTTTTCCCCGGTGCGTGGCGAGTATGTGGATCTGGTTGCGCGCACGTCGCTGCCTTCGCTGAACAAGGCATTCGATATCGGCACAGGGACGGGCGTGTTGGCCGCGCTGCTCGCCAAACGCGGTGTGAAGAAGATCATCGCCACCGATCAGGATCCACGTGCGCTCGCTTGCGCGCGTGAGAACCTGACGCGTCTCGGCTACGGCCAGCAGGTCGAGGTCGTGCAGGCGGATCTGTTTCCGGAAGGCCGCGCGCCGCTCGTGGTCTGCAACCCGCCGTGGCTGCCCGCAAGGCCCGCTTCTCCAATCGAATATGCGATTTACGATCCGGACAGCCGCATGCTGCTCGGTTTCCTGAATGGCCTCGCGGAGCATCTGTCGCCGGGCGGGGAAGGCTGGCTGATCATGTCGGATTTCGCCGAGCATCTCGGTTTGCGCACGCGCGACTGGCTGCTTGGCGCCATCGACAAGGCCGGGTTGACCGTGGTCGGGCGCGAGGACATTCGTCCGCGCCACCCCAAGTCGACCGATGAAACCGATGCGCTGCACACGGCGCGGATGGCCGAAGTCACGTCGCTTTGGCGTCTGAAGCCGCGATAA
- the istB gene encoding IS21-like element helper ATPase IstB, producing MNAPAYENGRLALMLNELRLPTIGRLWPEFAERSDKEGWQASRLLGALLEHELAERAKRRIERHRTESHLDPTKTLATFDFGMVPMVSKAHVTALATGESWLEKGATILLFGPPGAGKSHLGSAIGHALIDAGYRVLFTRTSELVQKLQAARQSLQLPSALAKLDRFDLIILDDLSYARKDQAETSVLFELIAERYERKSLLITANQPFSGWNDVFPDPGMTVAAIDRLVHHSTIFELNVESYRRRKASDKQSARRRQLPNDNYDGGATTMN from the coding sequence ATGAACGCACCCGCCTATGAGAACGGTCGTCTGGCCCTCATGCTCAACGAGCTGCGCCTGCCGACGATCGGCAGGTTGTGGCCCGAGTTCGCGGAACGCTCTGACAAGGAAGGCTGGCAGGCTTCACGGCTGCTCGGCGCATTGCTCGAGCACGAACTGGCCGAGCGCGCCAAACGACGCATCGAGCGCCACCGAACCGAGTCGCATCTGGACCCGACCAAGACACTTGCTACCTTCGACTTCGGCATGGTGCCGATGGTCTCGAAGGCGCATGTCACTGCGCTGGCAACCGGGGAATCCTGGCTGGAGAAAGGCGCCACGATTCTCCTGTTCGGGCCGCCTGGTGCCGGCAAGAGTCATCTGGGATCGGCTATCGGACACGCGCTGATCGACGCTGGCTACCGGGTGCTGTTCACGCGCACCAGCGAACTCGTCCAGAAGCTCCAGGCTGCACGCCAGAGCCTGCAACTGCCATCCGCGCTCGCGAAGCTCGATCGCTTCGATCTCATCATCCTGGATGACCTGTCGTACGCGCGCAAGGACCAGGCCGAAACCAGCGTACTGTTCGAACTGATCGCCGAGAGGTATGAGCGCAAAAGTCTTTTAATAACGGCCAATCAGCCGTTCTCTGGCTGGAATGATGTGTTCCCCGACCCCGGCATGACGGTCGCAGCCATCGACCGGCTCGTCCATCACTCGACGATCTTTGAACTGAATGTAGAAAGCTATCGCCGTCGAAAGGCCAGCGACAAACAGAGCGCGCGCCGGCGACAATTACCCAACGACAATTACGATGGAGGCGCGACAACTATGAATTAG
- a CDS encoding TIGR03862 family flavoprotein, which yields MSSSFDSARVAVIGGGPAGLMAAEALARQGVRVDVYDAMPSVGRKFLMAGKGGMNITHSEPLEPFLGRYGARREQLAPLVQAFDPDALRAWLHGLGVETFVGSSGRVFPTDMKAAPMLRAWLHRLREAGVRFHMRHKWTGWGTEAGDAAAHALRFATPVGEQTMTFDAVVFALGGASWPRLGSDAAWVPLMASREVPVAPLLPANCGFDADWSPYLRERFAGQPVKPVAITITDIDNKVHNRQGEILLTETGLEGSLIYALSAVIRDRIRADGAATIALDLAPGLPLERVVAEVTRPRGSRSMSSHLHGRIGIGGVKLALLHEILSKEAFADANGLAHALKALPVRLTRARPIAEAISTAGGIAFEALDAHLMIERLPGAFCAGEMLDWEAPTGGYLLTACFASGLAAGRGAAAYVGTHVGHLKARGAST from the coding sequence ATGTCATCCTCATTCGATTCCGCCCGCGTCGCCGTGATCGGCGGCGGCCCCGCCGGCTTGATGGCTGCCGAGGCGCTGGCCCGGCAAGGCGTGCGGGTCGACGTCTATGACGCCATGCCGTCGGTCGGCCGCAAGTTCCTGATGGCGGGCAAAGGCGGCATGAACATCACGCATTCGGAACCGCTCGAACCGTTTCTCGGGCGCTACGGCGCGCGCCGCGAGCAACTCGCCCCGCTCGTGCAGGCCTTCGATCCCGACGCCCTGCGTGCATGGTTGCACGGGCTAGGTGTGGAGACCTTTGTCGGCAGTTCGGGGCGAGTTTTCCCCACCGACATGAAAGCCGCGCCGATGCTGCGTGCGTGGCTGCACAGGTTGCGCGAAGCGGGCGTGCGTTTTCACATGCGCCACAAGTGGACTGGCTGGGGCACTGAAGCAGGCGACGCCGCCGCCCATGCGCTCCGGTTCGCCACGCCCGTCGGCGAGCAAACCATGACCTTCGACGCGGTGGTGTTCGCGCTTGGCGGCGCAAGCTGGCCGCGTCTCGGCTCGGACGCCGCCTGGGTGCCGCTCATGGCCTCGCGCGAGGTGCCGGTGGCACCCTTGCTGCCGGCGAACTGCGGCTTCGACGCGGACTGGAGCCCGTATCTACGCGAGCGCTTTGCGGGCCAACCGGTCAAGCCGGTGGCCATCACAATCACCGACATAGACAATAAAGTCCACAATCGACAAGGTGAAATACTTCTGACCGAAACGGGCCTCGAAGGGAGTCTGATTTATGCCTTGTCGGCCGTGATCCGGGATCGAATTCGGGCAGACGGCGCCGCGACTATCGCGCTGGATCTGGCGCCGGGCTTGCCTTTGGAGCGGGTCGTCGCCGAAGTCACGCGTCCGCGCGGTTCACGCTCGATGTCGAGCCATCTGCACGGCCGGATCGGAATCGGCGGGGTCAAACTAGCGCTGTTGCATGAGATTCTGTCGAAAGAAGCCTTCGCCGACGCGAACGGCCTCGCGCACGCCCTCAAGGCGCTGCCGGTGCGTCTCACCCGCGCCAGGCCGATCGCAGAGGCCATCAGCACCGCTGGCGGCATTGCCTTCGAGGCGCTCGACGCGCACTTGATGATCGAGCGCCTGCCCGGCGCATTCTGCGCGGGCGAAATGCTCGACTGGGAAGCGCCGACGGGCGGCTACCTGCTCACCGCCTGCTTTGCGAGCGGCCTCGCAGCCGGACGCGGCGCGGCGGCATACGTGGGCACACACGTCGGCCATCTCAAGGCGCGCGGCGCATCGACGTGA